One window of the Cryptococcus gattii WM276 chromosome E, complete sequence genome contains the following:
- a CDS encoding uncharacterized protein (Similar to TIGR gene model, INSD accession AAW43572.1): protein MSNESGTNKSHPSAKAPQKTVLNLGNLPPKPKANELRQHASQFPRTPSRVNPNQPPWPAYRGYHEYSFAHATMGVRLPTILGKAIDDVWKTVNQEYEEDRIVDLVNCIGRMEHLMDDLQGNSKLRPIIDDGAGDIALWNKEIAKYFRGKDFMNAPWLFAEAYKYRRLRECFSLSKYFVEYDVFFRQKCDTFSRSNQAVFELSQRFSEPQSIDANLSEQEKLDKKKLLFLELTQVCLWGNSTDLSLLIDMTEDDIKKLQSTGGDHLAATEKNILGNDLHKLADYVATLKGGRIDFVLDNAGFELYCDMVYADWLIQSGICSQVIFHGKKIPWFVSDVTKKDWDWILNSCVYGHLFDEASEVEMDSLRTLGHRWKQYEKEGKWKYQAHPFWCTGYTFWDLHSEAPDLFQYLSESDLVIFKGDLNHRKLTYDCHAPLDTPFSIAIGPLASEPGAPPVCSLRTIKSDVVVGIPTGVGEKLDEEEPGWKISGKYAVVLLSEGRKGETPVYSS from the exons ATGAGCAACGAAAGCGGAACCAACAAAAGTCACCCTAGCGCGAAGGCGCCTCAGAAGACTGTG TTGAACTTGGGTAATCTCCCCCCAAAGCCAAAGGCCAATGAGCTTCGACAGCACGCCAGT CAATTCCCACGAACACCATCCAGGGTCAACCCAA ATCAACCCCCTTGGCCTGCTT ACCGAGGCTACCATGAGTACTCATTTGCACAC GCTACCATGGGTGTCCGACTCCCTACTATCCTTGGGAAAGCCATCGACGATGTTTGGAAGACTGTCAATCAGGAATACGAAGAGGACCGCATTGTGGACCTTGTGAACTGCATCGGAAGGATGGAGCACTTAATGGACGATCTTCAAGGAAACAGTAAACTTCGTCCAATTATTGACGATGGTGCGGGTGATATTGCTTTGTGGAACAAG GAAATCGCCAAATATTTCAGAGGCAAAGATTTCATGAATGCCCCTTGGCTATTTGCTGAAGCCTACAAGTATCGAAGACTGAGAGAGTGCTTCTCATTGAGCAAGTACTTTGTCGAGTACG ATGTCTTCTTCCGTCAAAAGTGCGACACTTTCTCTCGCTCCAACCAAGCTGTTTTCGAGCTTTCCCAGCGATTCTCCGAGCCTCAGTCGATTGATGCCAACCTGTCAGAACAAGAGAAATtggacaagaagaagttgCTGTTCCTCGAGTTGACGCAAG TCTGTCTGTGGGGTAATTCCACCGACTTGTCCCTCCTTATTGATATGACTGAGGATGATATTAAGAAACTTCAGTCAACTGGCGGTGACCATCTTGCAGCGACTGAGAAGAATATCCTGGGTAATGATCTCCATAAGCTCGCCGATTACGTCGCTACTTTGAAGGGTGGCCGTATCGACTTTGTGTTGGACAATGCTGGCTTTGAGCTGTATTGTGACATGGTCTACGCCGATTGGCTCATTCAGAGTGGCATTTGCAGTCAGGTAATCTTCCACGGGAAAAAGATCCCTTGGTTCGTCAGTGACGTTACCAAAAAGGATTGGGACTG GATCCTCAACTCTTGTGTTTACGGCCATCTGTTCGACGAAGCTTCTGAGGTTGAAATGGATTCGTTGAGAACTCTTGGTCACAGGTGGAAGCAGTACGAGAAAGAGGGCAAGTGGAAGTACCAGG CTCACCCATTCTGGTGTACCGGGTATACTTTC TGGGACCTCCACTCTGAGGCACCTGATCTCTTCCAGTATCTTTCCGAGTCAGACCTTGTCATCTTCAAGGGTGATCTCAATCATCGCAAGCTTACATACGACTGTCATGCGCCTTTGGATACTCCATTCTCCATAGCTATCGGTCCTCTGGCCTCAGAGCCTGGTGCTCCTCCTGTCTGCTCACTCCGAACGATCAAGTCTGATGTCGTAGTTGGTATTCCAACCGGCGTTGGAGAGAAActtgatgaggaggaacCCGGATGGAAAATCTCCGGCAAGTACGCAGTTGTGCTCTTATCTGAAGGCAGGAAAGGCGAGACTCCTGTCTACAGCAGTTAA
- a CDS encoding uncharacterized protein (Similar to TIGR gene model, INSD accession AAW43569.1) has product MATKETPEDIAPSEIKLEGDKYERKDSDAAVESREDVGKSDNGRKHGKGLTEGDNEVPDVPKNNLALVMPALGLVLFLAALDQTIIATALPTIAEDLNSSPSEYSWVGTAYMLSSTVQTPFNGRVSDIIGRKPMLYAAIVIFTVFSALCGAAKSSSWLIIARAFQGLGGGSIIGLTSIVVSDIVPLEKRGAYQGFLGSSWGIAACLQVLGPLLGGVLTEKASWRWCFYINLPTSGFAFVLLIFTLRLNPSRKLTFKQVSATFDYIGLALLLTSCALLIVGFSRAADYGFGTPTSYGIIIAGAVVFAAAIVNFLMTKRNAIIPSRMFRNRTTLFFLLGSALHATAFIPSNFLLPQMLQGLRGDTPLESGVHLLPYALLVAWMTVVAGQVNSRLRIIRPVAWTGYALAAIGFGLFYKYYTAHVSYATQEGLLVIASIGIGLSLQSPMLILQAAMPLKDMAATTSAFSLTRSMGGSIGLAVFTAVLNTNLRTRFAKIPGYGTEFTVPRSASDYAALQNLPDGTTKDEVMTAFANSFRQCWIIGCAFFLGCLVHKTL; this is encoded by the exons ATGGCTACCAAAGAGACACCAGAAGATATTGCGCCTAGCGAAATAAAATTGGAAGGGGACAAATATGAACGAAAGGATAGCGACGCAGCTGTAGAGTCCAGGGAGGACGTAGGGAAATCAGACAATGGCCGGAAGCATGGTAAAGGATTGACAGAGGGTGATAACG AGGTGCCGGACGTGCCAAAAAATAACTTGGCTTTGGTGATGCCTGC TCTTGGTCTGGTACTTTTTCTGGCAGCCCTGGATCAAACG ATTATTGCAACAGCTCTCCCCACTATCGCTGAGGATCTCAACTCATCACCCTCCGAGTATTCATGGGTAGGCACA GCCTACATGCTGTCCTCGACAGTCCAGACCCCATTCAATGGTCGTGTTTCAGACATCATTGGTAGGAAGCCAATGCTGTACGCCGCCATTGTGATCTTTACCGTCTTTTCTGCACTGTGCGGTGCTGCTAAAAGCTCGAGCTGGTTGATTATCGCCAGAGCGTTTCAAGGGCTCGGCGGTGGATCTATCATTGGATTAAC TTCCATTGTTGTTT CGGATATCGTGCCCCTTGAAAAGCGTGGAGCGTATCAGGGGTTTTTGGGATCGTCATGGGGCATAGCCGCG TGTCTGCAGGTATTAGGTCCTCTGCTCGGTGGAGTTTTGACCGAAAAAGCATCTTG GAGATGGTGTTTCT ACATCAACCTTCCCACATCTGGATTTGCATTCGTGCTTCTCATATTTACTCTCAGACTTAATCCCAGCCGCAAGCTTACATTCAAGCAAGTTTCAGCCACTTTTGATTATATAGGACT GGCTCTTTTACTTACTTCATGCGCCCTTCTTATTGTTGGATTTTCCCGTGCAGCTGACTACGGCTTTGGTACCCCGACTTCGTATGGCATTATAATTGCAGGCGCTGTTGTTTTTGCCGCCGCTATTGTCAACTTTTTAATGACCAAACGTAACGCTATCATACCCTCAAGGATGTTCAGGAACAGAACAACATTATTTTTCCTCCTAGGATCGGCGCTGCATGCCACTGCTTTCATTCCTTCAAATTTTTTACTCCCGCAAATGTTGCAAGGA CTTCGCGGTGATACGCCTCTTGAGTCAGGCGTTCACCTGTTACCCTATGCCCTTCTTGTCGCTTGGATGACTGTGGTCG CTGGCCAGGTTAACTCTCGTCTTCGTATCATTCGTCCTGTTGCTTGGACAGGCTATGCGTTGGCTGCAATTGGATTTGGACTGTTCTATAAATACTATACGGCTCATGTTTCCTACGCAACACAGGAGGGTTTGTTGGTCATTGCCTCCATTGGTATTGGTTTGAGCCTTCAATCTCCTATGCTGATTTTGCAAGCCGCTATGCCCCTCAAGGATATGGCTGCTACTACGAGCGCTTTCTCCTTGACAAGAAGTATGGGGGGAAGTATTG GCCTGGCTGTTTTCACTGCAGTCTTGAATACTAACCTCCGTACTCGCTTCGCAAAGATTCCAGGTTATGGAACTGAATTTACCGTGCCTCGGTCCGCCTCTGACTATGCTGCTCTTCAGAATCTGCCAGATGGAACGACGAAAGACGAAGTGATGACTGCGTTTGCAAATTCTTTCAGGCAATGCTGGATCATTGGTTgcgccttcttcttgggATGTCTTGTC CACAAGACGCTTTAA
- a CDS encoding uncharacterized protein (Similar to SGTC gene model, INSD accession EAL20851.1) has translation MTSTLPTMMTVTPKTLPVGRQPPKVKTSKTWAASRSSYEQISPPITGPPQWTVPCASPKDIFPANTEIQSPRIAGSRDPISQNYWRRMFPPAMPIAMPAFGVPTPQVFGMDLRKP, from the exons ATGACGTCCACGTTACCAACTATGATGACAGTCACGCCCAAGACATTACCGGTGGGGAGGCAGCCGCCTAAAGTTAAGACTAGCAAAACCTGGGCTGCCTCTCGCTCATCATACGAGCAGATTTCCCCACCTATAACCGGACCACCACAATGGACAGTCCCCTGTGCTTCACCAAAGGATATCTTCCCTGCAAATACAGAAATTCAATCGCCCCGGATCGCAGGCTCAAGGGACCCTATATCGCAGAACTA CTGGAGACGAATGTTTCCCCCTGCAATGCCAATTGCCATGCCTGCTTTTGGGGTGCCA ACGCCTCAAGTATTTGGCATGGATCTTAGAAAACCATAA